One segment of Thermosynechococcus sp. HN-54 DNA contains the following:
- the eno gene encoding phosphopyruvate hydratase — translation MMDTAIATIRAREILDSRGRPTVEAEVELDCGIVGLAQVPSGASTGSFEAHELRDGDPKRYGGKGVLTAVENIETTILNALVDLNALDQTAIDQCLIELDGSENKSNLGANAILAVSLATAKAAAEYLGQPLYRYLGGPLANVLPVPMMNVINGGAHAANNIDFQEFMIMPVGAPSFREGLRWGAEVFAALSKVLADKGLLTGVGDEGGFAPNLDSNQAALDILLQAIETAGYTPGTQVALALDVAANEFYEDGKYVFDNTSRTGPELIRYYEELVSNYPIVSIEDGLQEEDWDNWVLLTETLGGRIQLVGDDLFVTNPKRLQRGIDNGVANAILIKLNQIGSLTETLQTIDLATRKGYRSVISHRSGETEDTTIADLAVATRAGQIKTGSLCRSERVAKYNRLLRIEAELGDQAVYAPTVGLGPR, via the coding sequence ATGATGGATACGGCGATCGCAACGATTCGTGCCCGCGAAATTTTGGACTCCCGGGGGCGACCCACTGTAGAAGCAGAAGTTGAACTCGATTGTGGCATTGTTGGACTCGCTCAAGTCCCCAGTGGTGCCTCAACGGGAAGTTTTGAAGCCCATGAACTGCGTGACGGCGATCCCAAACGCTACGGTGGCAAAGGGGTACTGACAGCGGTCGAAAATATTGAAACCACGATTCTGAATGCCCTCGTGGATCTCAATGCCCTTGATCAAACAGCAATTGACCAGTGCCTGATCGAACTCGACGGCAGTGAGAATAAATCCAACCTTGGCGCCAATGCGATTCTTGCGGTTTCCCTTGCCACGGCCAAAGCGGCGGCAGAATATCTCGGTCAACCGCTGTATCGCTATCTGGGGGGGCCTCTGGCCAATGTCCTCCCCGTGCCGATGATGAACGTGATCAACGGGGGTGCCCATGCCGCCAACAACATTGACTTTCAGGAATTCATGATTATGCCCGTTGGTGCTCCCAGTTTTCGGGAGGGATTGCGCTGGGGAGCAGAGGTTTTTGCCGCTCTGAGTAAGGTGCTGGCTGACAAGGGCTTGCTTACGGGGGTGGGGGATGAAGGTGGGTTTGCGCCTAACCTAGACTCCAACCAAGCGGCCTTGGATATTCTGCTTCAGGCCATTGAAACCGCTGGTTATACCCCCGGCACTCAGGTTGCGCTCGCCCTCGATGTCGCCGCCAATGAATTTTATGAAGACGGCAAATATGTGTTTGATAATACCAGCCGTACTGGTCCTGAGTTAATCCGCTACTACGAAGAACTGGTGAGCAATTATCCTATTGTTTCAATCGAGGATGGCTTGCAGGAGGAAGACTGGGACAACTGGGTACTGCTGACCGAAACCCTTGGCGGGCGCATTCAACTGGTGGGGGATGACTTGTTTGTCACCAACCCGAAGCGGCTGCAACGCGGTATTGACAATGGGGTGGCCAATGCAATCTTGATAAAACTCAATCAGATTGGTTCCTTGACGGAAACCCTGCAAACCATTGATCTGGCGACTCGCAAGGGCTACCGCTCGGTGATTAGCCACCGCTCTGGCGAAACCGAAGATACCACCATTGCGGATCTGGCTGTCGCCACCCGTGCAGGTCAAATCAAAACAGGCTCCCTTTGTCGGAGTGAACGGGTCGCCAAGTACAACCGCCTTCTGCGTATTGAAGCAGAACTGGGAGATCAAGCGGTGTATGCGCCCACGGTCGGCTTGGGACCACGCTAG